A single Nitrospira sp. DNA region contains:
- the mfd gene encoding transcription-repair coupling factor, whose translation MSHTPSPAEAWFAPLVSALKQASARPCITGLHGSTAAFVLTSLTNAPSLAAYRNRPWIVVTANNETAERLFDDLQFCHQLMGAPSDRLTLFPQWETLPYEATAPHVSLVAHRMQTLHRLQSSPDTTLVTSVAALMHRLLPKDTWTHATLQLERNGTVERDTLLAKLLRLGYRRVSVVEIPGEFSIRGGLVDIFSTAYSDPLRIEFLGDSIEALRLFDAATQTSIRQVDEATILPAREYLRPEDSAEAYTPIAPDAEWRAPDLYPQMGTLFDYLPKEPILIFDQPATLQATCATLWSKIEDGYLRHGERDAANPYPSPERLFQTWDEIEIGAAGWSTLALEPLTPSDDTWSPVVPFPAQIPASAGLGIRGTPFSQTLSILDQLRGEHRVVLIARSRGQVDRLLALLREHDLPAAEWSPAAWAKRESGKPPIAVMHGDLSAGWLSETFHLALLTEEELFAKGTRHKTQPKSKTATFLSSLEDLNVGDYVVHVQHGIGRYLGLKRLTVQEFESDFLILEFAGADTLYVPLDRLSQVQRYSGADGHVPRLDRLGGTSWAKTTARVKKDIEEMAQDLIDLYANRELVKRDGYGRPSTLYHEFEAAFEYEETPDQLTAIQDIARDLESGKPMDRLVCGDVGYGKTEVAMRAAFKAIESGRQVAVLVPTTLLAHQHYENFAERFAPFPTKVAVLSRMQSPKDTKATLKDLAAGVIDVVIGTHRLLQKSVVFHNLGLVIIDEEQWFGVKHKERLKQLRTQVDVLTLTATPIPRTLQMAMASVRDLSIIDTPPASRLAIRTSVIKSNDKAIRDAILRELGRGGQIYFIHNRVETMSATGAWLQQLVPEARMVMAHGQMDPKLLEAVMLKFVKHEVDVLIASAIIQSGIDVPNANTIIVNRADTFGLAQLYQLRGRVGRGGEQAYAYLLIPDEGRLTEDAQKRLMAIQQFTELGSGFRIAAADLEIRGAGNLLGKAQSGHIAAIGLDLYLKMVEDAVQRLKGHTVEEEPDPTLRVPVSAFIPEAYVEDPHHRLSWYKRLTACKQVGELALLHGEIQDRYGLPPEPVERLLEVMQLRVLAKLLHINAIEVTHQSAIVTLGPKAAIPEPAVHAMMDRLKKRLRFLSPQAFEIQMPHDDWGSTFAELNTTLQSLGHCDTNKSTTQPKSGA comes from the coding sequence GTGTCACACACACCCTCTCCCGCAGAAGCATGGTTTGCCCCGCTCGTGTCTGCGCTCAAGCAGGCTTCGGCGCGCCCCTGCATCACGGGGTTACATGGATCGACCGCCGCATTTGTGCTCACCAGTCTGACCAACGCCCCATCGCTGGCCGCATACCGGAACCGCCCCTGGATCGTCGTGACGGCCAACAATGAGACGGCCGAACGGCTCTTTGACGACCTCCAGTTCTGCCATCAGCTCATGGGCGCCCCGAGTGACCGGCTGACGCTCTTTCCGCAATGGGAAACGCTGCCCTATGAGGCCACGGCGCCCCATGTCAGTCTGGTTGCGCACCGCATGCAGACGCTCCATCGATTGCAATCCAGCCCGGATACGACCCTCGTCACGTCGGTTGCGGCCCTGATGCACCGTCTCCTGCCGAAAGACACCTGGACCCATGCCACCCTCCAGTTGGAGCGCAACGGCACCGTCGAACGCGACACGCTGTTGGCCAAACTCCTGCGCCTTGGCTACCGGCGCGTGTCGGTCGTGGAGATTCCCGGAGAATTCAGTATTCGCGGCGGCCTGGTAGACATTTTTTCGACCGCCTACTCCGATCCGCTCCGCATCGAGTTTCTCGGAGATTCGATCGAAGCCCTCCGGCTGTTTGACGCCGCCACACAGACCTCGATCCGGCAGGTCGATGAAGCCACGATCTTGCCGGCGCGGGAATATCTCCGGCCAGAGGACAGCGCGGAGGCCTATACCCCGATCGCACCGGATGCGGAATGGCGTGCGCCGGATCTGTATCCCCAGATGGGCACGTTGTTCGACTATCTTCCCAAAGAGCCGATTCTCATTTTCGACCAGCCCGCCACGCTCCAAGCAACTTGCGCGACACTCTGGTCCAAGATCGAAGACGGTTACCTCCGCCATGGCGAACGGGACGCAGCCAATCCTTATCCCAGCCCCGAACGGCTCTTCCAAACCTGGGATGAAATTGAAATCGGCGCAGCCGGCTGGTCGACGCTCGCCTTAGAGCCGCTGACCCCATCCGACGACACCTGGAGTCCCGTGGTGCCGTTCCCGGCACAGATTCCGGCCAGCGCCGGCCTGGGGATTCGCGGAACTCCGTTCAGCCAGACCCTGTCCATCCTCGATCAGTTGCGGGGCGAACACCGTGTGGTGCTGATCGCGCGCAGCCGCGGACAAGTCGATCGGCTGCTGGCCCTGCTCCGAGAACACGATCTGCCGGCCGCGGAATGGTCCCCCGCGGCCTGGGCCAAACGGGAAAGCGGCAAACCGCCCATCGCCGTCATGCATGGCGACCTGTCGGCCGGATGGTTATCGGAAACGTTTCACCTCGCGCTCCTGACGGAAGAAGAACTCTTTGCCAAAGGCACGCGCCATAAGACACAGCCGAAGAGCAAAACCGCGACGTTCCTCTCCTCACTCGAGGATCTGAATGTCGGCGACTATGTCGTCCACGTACAGCATGGCATCGGCCGCTATCTCGGCCTCAAACGGCTGACCGTGCAGGAGTTCGAGAGCGACTTCCTCATCCTGGAATTCGCCGGGGCCGACACGCTCTACGTTCCGCTCGACCGCCTGAGCCAGGTCCAGCGATACAGCGGCGCCGACGGACATGTACCCAGGCTTGATCGCCTGGGCGGCACCAGCTGGGCCAAAACCACGGCCCGGGTCAAAAAAGATATCGAGGAGATGGCGCAGGATCTCATCGACCTCTACGCGAATCGTGAACTGGTCAAGCGAGACGGGTACGGCAGACCTAGCACGCTGTACCACGAATTCGAGGCGGCGTTCGAATACGAAGAAACGCCGGATCAGCTGACGGCGATCCAGGACATCGCACGGGATCTGGAGTCGGGAAAGCCGATGGACCGGCTGGTCTGCGGCGATGTCGGCTACGGCAAGACGGAAGTGGCGATGCGGGCGGCGTTCAAGGCAATCGAGAGCGGACGGCAGGTCGCCGTCTTGGTCCCAACAACCCTACTCGCCCATCAACATTATGAAAATTTCGCCGAACGCTTTGCGCCGTTCCCGACGAAAGTGGCGGTCCTTTCCCGCATGCAGTCTCCCAAGGACACCAAAGCTACGCTGAAGGATCTCGCCGCGGGCGTCATCGACGTGGTCATCGGCACCCACCGGCTGCTGCAGAAGAGTGTGGTGTTCCACAATCTGGGCCTCGTCATCATCGACGAGGAGCAGTGGTTCGGAGTCAAGCATAAGGAACGGCTGAAGCAACTGCGGACGCAGGTCGATGTGCTCACCCTCACCGCCACGCCGATTCCGCGCACACTACAGATGGCGATGGCGAGCGTGCGAGACCTGTCGATCATCGACACGCCCCCGGCCAGCCGGCTGGCGATTCGCACCTCCGTCATCAAGTCCAACGATAAGGCCATACGCGACGCGATCCTGCGCGAACTGGGCCGCGGTGGACAGATTTACTTCATTCACAATCGTGTGGAGACGATGTCCGCCACCGGTGCCTGGCTCCAACAGTTGGTCCCGGAAGCGCGGATGGTGATGGCCCACGGACAGATGGACCCCAAGTTGCTTGAAGCGGTGATGCTGAAATTCGTCAAGCACGAGGTGGATGTGCTCATTGCCTCGGCCATCATTCAGTCGGGCATCGACGTGCCGAATGCCAACACGATCATCGTGAATCGGGCCGACACGTTCGGGCTGGCTCAGCTCTATCAACTCCGGGGGCGCGTAGGACGCGGCGGGGAACAGGCGTACGCGTACTTGCTCATTCCGGACGAAGGCCGCCTCACCGAGGATGCCCAAAAGCGACTGATGGCGATTCAGCAATTTACGGAGCTGGGATCCGGTTTTCGCATCGCCGCGGCTGATCTTGAAATCCGCGGAGCCGGCAACCTGCTGGGCAAAGCGCAGTCCGGCCACATCGCCGCCATCGGCCTGGACCTATACCTCAAGATGGTCGAGGACGCCGTACAGCGGCTCAAAGGTCATACGGTCGAAGAAGAACCGGACCCCACGCTGCGCGTCCCGGTCTCGGCCTTCATTCCGGAAGCGTATGTGGAGGATCCGCACCATCGACTCTCGTGGTACAAGCGCCTGACGGCCTGCAAGCAAGTCGGTGAACTGGCCCTGCTCCATGGCGAAATCCAGGACCGGTACGGACTGCCGCCGGAACCGGTAGAGCGGCTCCTGGAAGTGATGCAGCTGCGCGTGCTGGCCAAACTGCTCCATATCAACGCGATCGAAGTGACCCACCAGTCGGCCATCGTCACGCTGGGACCCAAGGCCGCGATCCCTGAACCGGCCGTCCATGCCATGATGGATCGCCTGAAAAAGCGGCTTCGCTTCCTCTCTCCACAGGCTTTTGAGATCCAGATGCCGCATGACGACTGGGGTTCGACCTTTGCCGAACTCAACACAACCTTGCAAAGCCTGGGACACTGTGATACCAACAAATCAACGACACAGCCGAAATCGGGCGCCTGA
- the rfaE2 gene encoding D-glycero-beta-D-manno-heptose 1-phosphate adenylyltransferase, which produces MPNKIVTKEQLVEQLKPLRARGSRFVFTNGCFDLMHVGHTRYLQAARALGDLLIVGVNSDDSVRSLEKAPDRPIVHEAQRAEVVAALGCVDFVVIFSEPDPKALITAVQPDVLVKGGDWPLDRIIGRDVVEARGGRVQTIPLVPGFSTTALIHRIRSASA; this is translated from the coding sequence ATGCCGAACAAGATTGTGACCAAAGAACAACTGGTTGAGCAGCTCAAACCCCTCCGTGCCCGAGGGTCCCGGTTCGTCTTCACGAACGGCTGTTTCGACCTGATGCATGTCGGCCACACCCGCTATCTGCAAGCCGCCAGAGCCTTAGGTGATCTCCTGATCGTCGGGGTCAATTCAGACGATTCCGTCCGCAGCCTGGAGAAAGCCCCGGACCGGCCGATTGTCCACGAGGCACAGCGGGCGGAAGTGGTGGCCGCGCTAGGATGTGTCGATTTCGTTGTGATATTCTCCGAACCCGATCCCAAGGCGCTTATCACCGCCGTTCAGCCGGACGTTCTGGTCAAAGGCGGTGACTGGCCTCTGGATCGCATTATCGGTCGGGACGTTGTCGAAGCGCGCGGAGGCAGGGTACAGACCATCCCCCTGGTTCCAGGGTTCTCCACAACGGCATTGATTCACCGTATTCGCTCAGCCTCAGCTTAA
- a CDS encoding PAS domain S-box protein, with amino-acid sequence MASGRGSRAFTHRHQFMLIGLITAATLMAVLGGGTWLERRTVATSGEAVSIMAAEVSAKLDLLLNERVGDVQFLAESLAMSGGTSAARSHILSTFHQAYPLYLWIGIVDPAGRILEATMPQARRLDVRAADWFQAVREERIGLYVGDIAVDEASPGAEAVSFTAPIVDHRVDAARRSFRGAVTTRVSAKQLERSVTEAIRLFQQKTSFFHTVEYKVLRADGGVFIDSDGARQGHLNLAQGNLPSVQRAGSGESGFVEEQHFVRRVPVLTGYARTQGAEGVESPKWTVLLRVDRAEVVDPVHRFLWTVGAAGLLIVGPLIGLLLNVTRRVQREWKETQEERMHARANERRLQTILEVEPEGVLVTDDGRRVLQINPAGCALFDAGFPEEILGRDIGRWVHEDDRRAYEDAHAAALQGRSVLMSGRLQGLSGHSRWFEMTSVLLPGEQGIPPSVLSVTRDITDQKHAQRRQALQHAVAKVLAEASTVEQAIPELLRVIGTSLEWQVGIFWRVQERARTLRCLHTWGAHPHPVEEFLEASRRETFSSGVGFPGRCWARGESLWEPDVLRDHDFVRTAAASRNGLHAGCVFPVWLRASVFGIMEFFSRDVHPRDADLLRTLATIGSQIGLFLERAEVEASLRENESRTRLIIDTALDAIVTMDRDGMITEWNAQAELLFGWQAHEAIGRDLADTIIPADQRAAHRAGLARYLKTGQVSILGKLVEVQACHRDGRVFPAEVSIAHLRLNDTVVFSAFIRDISQRKESEQALSSYAQQLERSNHDLDAALGQARAATEAKSAFLATMSHEIRTPMNGVIGMTGLLLDTELTAEQREYGEAVRNCGDHLLTIINDILDFSKIEAGKMNLEIIDFDLRHAVEDALDLFGERASSKHLNLACLFHAEVPSALRGDPGRVRQVLTNLVGNAIKFTEQGDVVVQVRLGSQQAGAVVVRFDVTDTGIGLTEAQQARLFQAFSQADGSTTRKYGGTGLGLAICKRLVEIMGGEIGVASQPGTGSTFWFTARFELQGEAVEAVVPEVLSVRGKRALIVDDKPINCRILDLLMKKWGVVSTVVSDYAAVVPHLQAQIRKGIPYDVVVIDADLADVDGLQLAQTVLAIGASAPRVILLTSVGKRGDAKAAKALGVSAYLTKPLRESQLVRCLAMVLDPSTAASAGGRMQPGAELVTRYTLAEAATSAGMKILLAEDNIINQKVAVRMFERLGHRVDVVANGLEAVEALSRIPYDLVFMDCQMPEMDGFEATRKIRSRERSGSGSGLHPSPNAHHRTPIIAMTANAMQGDREACLQAGMDDYVSKPVTSDALAVVFDRWRPREVEPVSAAAKSDGPTIDPLVFDGLRVLSDEDDPGFLSRIIGHFLADTPTRLTALGAACRKGRAEDVQRIAHSLKGSAANLGALGLARMCDQVVLAAREELETVPALLAELELEFQRARGELEQDLREAA; translated from the coding sequence ATGGCATCAGGTCGCGGCTCCCGTGCGTTTACGCACCGGCATCAGTTTATGCTGATCGGACTCATTACGGCGGCCACACTGATGGCGGTGCTTGGGGGGGGTACCTGGCTGGAACGGCGGACAGTGGCGACGTCAGGGGAGGCGGTCTCCATCATGGCGGCGGAAGTGTCCGCCAAGCTCGATCTGCTGCTGAATGAGCGGGTCGGTGACGTGCAGTTCCTGGCAGAATCGCTGGCGATGAGCGGGGGAACATCGGCGGCGCGGAGCCATATTCTGTCCACGTTTCATCAAGCCTATCCCCTCTATCTCTGGATCGGCATCGTCGATCCGGCCGGCCGGATCCTCGAAGCCACGATGCCTCAGGCCCGCCGGCTCGATGTCCGGGCCGCCGACTGGTTCCAGGCGGTGCGCGAAGAACGAATCGGTCTGTACGTGGGCGACATCGCCGTCGATGAGGCGAGTCCCGGCGCAGAGGCCGTCTCTTTCACTGCCCCGATTGTGGATCATCGGGTGGATGCCGCCCGCCGGTCCTTTCGCGGCGCGGTGACGACCCGGGTGAGTGCCAAGCAGCTGGAGCGCTCGGTGACTGAAGCGATTCGGTTGTTCCAACAGAAGACATCTTTCTTTCATACAGTCGAATATAAAGTGCTCCGGGCAGACGGCGGGGTGTTCATCGATTCGGACGGTGCGCGCCAGGGGCATTTGAATCTCGCGCAAGGAAACCTGCCGTCGGTTCAACGTGCCGGCTCAGGGGAGTCGGGCTTTGTCGAAGAGCAGCATTTCGTCCGCCGGGTGCCGGTGTTGACGGGGTATGCCCGCACCCAGGGGGCAGAGGGGGTCGAGAGTCCGAAATGGACGGTCCTGCTGCGGGTGGACCGGGCGGAAGTCGTGGACCCGGTCCATCGCTTTCTCTGGACGGTGGGCGCAGCCGGCCTTCTAATCGTCGGGCCGCTCATCGGGCTCTTGCTCAATGTAACCCGTCGCGTCCAGCGGGAGTGGAAGGAGACGCAGGAGGAGCGGATGCATGCGCGAGCGAATGAGCGCCGGCTGCAGACGATCCTGGAGGTGGAGCCGGAGGGAGTGCTGGTGACGGATGACGGTCGCCGTGTTCTGCAGATCAATCCGGCCGGGTGCGCGCTCTTCGATGCCGGGTTTCCGGAAGAGATTCTTGGCCGGGATATCGGCCGCTGGGTGCACGAGGACGATCGTCGGGCGTACGAGGATGCGCATGCCGCCGCGCTCCAAGGCCGGAGCGTCTTGATGAGCGGCCGGCTGCAGGGCCTCTCGGGACACTCGCGCTGGTTTGAGATGACGTCGGTGTTGTTGCCGGGAGAGCAGGGTATCCCGCCGTCGGTCTTGAGCGTGACGCGGGACATTACGGATCAGAAACATGCGCAGCGCCGTCAGGCGCTGCAGCATGCGGTGGCGAAAGTCCTGGCCGAAGCCTCGACGGTCGAGCAGGCGATCCCTGAGTTGCTGCGCGTGATCGGAACGAGCCTGGAATGGCAGGTCGGCATTTTTTGGCGGGTGCAGGAGAGGGCCAGAACGCTTCGCTGCCTGCACACGTGGGGCGCCCATCCGCATCCGGTGGAGGAGTTTTTGGAGGCCAGTCGCCGGGAGACCTTTTCATCCGGTGTGGGATTTCCCGGTCGCTGTTGGGCGCGGGGCGAGTCGCTCTGGGAGCCGGATGTCCTGCGGGACCATGACTTCGTGCGAACGGCTGCGGCCTCGAGGAACGGCTTGCATGCCGGTTGTGTATTTCCCGTGTGGCTGCGGGCGAGCGTGTTCGGCATCATGGAGTTTTTCAGCCGGGACGTGCATCCCCGCGATGCGGATCTCTTGCGGACGCTCGCCACGATCGGAAGTCAGATCGGGCTCTTTCTGGAGCGGGCGGAGGTCGAAGCCTCCTTGCGAGAGAACGAGAGCCGGACGCGTCTCATCATTGATACGGCGCTGGACGCCATCGTCACGATGGATCGGGACGGGATGATCACCGAGTGGAATGCGCAAGCGGAGTTGCTCTTTGGATGGCAGGCGCACGAAGCGATCGGCAGAGATCTGGCCGATACGATCATCCCGGCCGACCAACGGGCGGCGCATCGCGCCGGGCTGGCTCGGTATCTCAAGACGGGCCAGGTGAGCATTCTCGGGAAACTGGTGGAGGTGCAGGCCTGTCATCGTGATGGACGGGTGTTCCCGGCGGAGGTCTCCATTGCGCATCTGCGCCTGAATGATACGGTCGTGTTCAGTGCGTTCATCCGGGATATCTCGCAGCGCAAGGAGTCGGAGCAGGCCCTCTCGTCCTATGCGCAGCAGTTGGAGCGCAGTAATCACGATCTCGACGCAGCCCTGGGCCAGGCGCGTGCCGCCACTGAGGCGAAATCAGCGTTTCTCGCTACGATGAGTCACGAAATCCGGACGCCGATGAACGGGGTGATCGGGATGACCGGGCTGCTGCTCGACACGGAGCTGACGGCGGAGCAACGGGAGTATGGCGAAGCGGTGCGGAATTGCGGCGATCATCTGCTGACAATTATTAATGACATTCTGGACTTTTCGAAGATCGAGGCCGGCAAGATGAACTTGGAGATCATCGACTTCGATCTGCGTCATGCGGTCGAAGATGCGTTGGATCTCTTTGGAGAGCGGGCTTCGAGCAAGCATCTGAATCTCGCCTGCCTGTTTCACGCCGAGGTGCCGAGCGCTCTGCGCGGTGATCCCGGACGCGTGCGCCAGGTGCTGACTAACCTCGTGGGGAATGCCATTAAGTTTACCGAGCAGGGGGATGTCGTCGTCCAGGTGCGGCTCGGCTCGCAGCAGGCCGGCGCGGTCGTCGTCCGGTTCGATGTCACGGATACCGGCATCGGCTTGACCGAGGCGCAACAGGCCCGCTTATTCCAGGCGTTCAGCCAGGCCGATGGGTCCACGACGAGAAAATATGGCGGCACCGGATTGGGGTTGGCCATTTGCAAACGTCTCGTGGAAATAATGGGCGGGGAGATCGGGGTCGCCAGTCAACCGGGAACCGGCAGTACCTTCTGGTTCACCGCTCGATTTGAACTGCAAGGGGAAGCGGTTGAAGCCGTCGTGCCGGAAGTGCTCTCGGTACGGGGGAAACGTGCGTTGATCGTCGACGATAAGCCGATCAACTGCCGGATCCTCGATCTGCTGATGAAGAAATGGGGAGTCGTGTCCACGGTGGTCAGCGACTATGCGGCCGTCGTTCCTCACCTTCAGGCGCAAATTCGCAAGGGGATCCCGTATGACGTCGTGGTCATTGATGCCGATCTGGCCGACGTCGACGGACTCCAGCTTGCGCAAACGGTGTTGGCAATCGGGGCGTCCGCTCCGCGCGTGATCCTGCTGACGTCTGTCGGAAAACGGGGAGACGCGAAAGCGGCCAAGGCGTTGGGCGTGTCGGCCTATCTCACTAAGCCGCTCAGGGAAAGTCAGCTTGTGCGTTGTCTGGCGATGGTGTTGGACCCGTCGACGGCTGCCTCCGCCGGAGGCCGGATGCAGCCGGGAGCGGAGTTAGTCACCCGCTATACGCTTGCCGAAGCGGCCACATCGGCGGGGATGAAGATTTTGCTCGCCGAAGACAACATTATCAATCAGAAGGTCGCCGTCCGGATGTTTGAGCGGCTGGGCCATCGGGTCGATGTCGTCGCAAACGGGCTTGAGGCCGTCGAGGCCCTGTCGCGCATCCCGTATGACCTGGTGTTCATGGATTGCCAGATGCCGGAGATGGACGGATTTGAAGCGACCCGCAAGATTCGATCGCGTGAGCGGTCGGGCAGCGGCTCGGGGCTGCATCCCTCGCCGAATGCTCACCACCGGACTCCCATCATCGCGATGACGGCTAATGCGATGCAGGGGGACCGTGAAGCCTGCCTGCAAGCGGGCATGGATGACTATGTCTCCAAGCCGGTGACGAGCGACGCCTTAGCCGTGGTGTTTGATCGGTGGCGTCCGCGTGAGGTTGAGCCGGTGTCTGCAGCGGCGAAGAGCGATGGCCCCACGATTGATCCGCTGGTGTTTGACGGGCTTCGCGTGTTGAGCGACGAGGATGATCCCGGATTTTTATCCCGGATCATCGGCCATTTTCTTGCCGATACTCCGACCCGGCTGACTGCGCTGGGGGCGGCTTGCCGCAAGGGACGAGCGGAAGATGTGCAACGAATCGCACACAGTTTAAAGGGGAGCGCAGCGAATCTTGGCGCGTTGGGCCTGGCCAGAATGTGCGACCAGGTCGTGTTGGCCGCCCGTGAGGAACTGGAGACGGTCCCCGCCCTTTTGGCTGAATTGGAACTTGAATTTCAGCGAGCCCGCGGAGAGTTGGAGCAGGATCTCAGGGAGGCGGCATAG